One part of the Candida albicans SC5314 chromosome R, complete sequence genome encodes these proteins:
- the TSR1 gene encoding Tsr1p (Component of 20S pre-rRNA processing unit; repressed by prostaglandins): MANSHRNTLKHDHKPFKSKHATKGQIKARIKGKVEKSSNSSGGSKSSKVVSKLERKNLSKQQRDNKILETKLTKKLFEGNSGAEKIVTIITLTNDLSAVDIANRLFNEQEDTSNESITRFDFGYPSVTNINIAKFKTNLKVIIPKQNNMISILDAAQVSDFVLLGISATEEIGENSFGETVLRALIAQGISTTIGVLPNIVSAYPKRNLQLDVKQSLQSFYHHFFPSRDGSSNRGSGTDSGGNKLYSLELDSDNSNCLRIICQKFPQSITWRDSRGWLVADKVEIFNPNGMPVENQQQMMVVEGMVRGVGFNVNRLVHLPGLGDFQLHKLEKLARKARGNSSRNHRGGMDIDTGNDGDAEETFLPNEQQESLDELNPDEGIDMGTMEDDDDFLNNDNFGVRSEGKIYFDNGNSNGTSSSSTGKKLVPRGTSEYQGRWFVDDVLDEDASDLEEQREGEGEEEEDANIVDDDMMVEDNMEADDITDSIHDSEMMHVDLSPEEESRQLEEYRSLAKDDLEFPDEIELHPNESAIERLKGFRGVKSLGNCDWDYDEYDPEAPSILKRLFQVSNYKATKNKVNKQFIKQTEITAGNRVRLYIIIPPGASNNVSSVIGSCSSVPFPVYELLEHEHKLGVCNFSFEAWQDYEKPIINKEQIIVQYGPRRQIIQPLYNQANNNPNNVHKLENFVHHNQGGGGAIIATAITPVLFTNSPTLFFKIHPDADDSSNSNGGSVEFVGKGTYLGSDAKRIMVQRVVLTGHPIKIHKRVVTIRYMFFNREDINYFKAVSLFTKNSGRVGFIKESLGTHGYFKANFDGKLTSQDVVAMSLYKRSWPEVSTAWNKFNY; encoded by the coding sequence ATGGCCAATTCTCATAGAAACACATTAAAGCATGACCATAAGCCATTCAAATCAAAGCATGCCACCAAAGGTCAAATCAAGGCCAGAATAAAGGgtaaagttgaaaaatcatCCAATAGTCTGGGTGGCAGTAAACTGCTGAAAGTTGTATCAAAATTGGAAAGGAAAAACttatcaaaacaacaaaggGACAATAAGATCTTAGAAACGAAATTAActaaaaaattgtttgaagGTAATTCAGGGGCAGAAAAGATTGTTACCATAATTACATTAACTAATGATTTATCTGCTGTTGACATTGCCAATAGATTATTtaatgaacaagaagatACCAGTAATGAGTCAATAACAAGATTCGATTTTGGTTATCCTTCGGTCACAAACATAAATATTGCAAAATTCAAAACCAATTTGAAAGTGATAATTCccaaacaaaataatatgaTTAGTATTCTTGATGCGGCCCAAGTGTCTGATTTTGTTCTCTTGGGGATATCTGCAACTGAAGAAATTGGAGAAAACTCATTTGGTGAAACCGTCTTACGTGCATTGATTGCTCAAGgtatatcaacaacaattgggGTGTTGCCGAATATTGTCCTGGCTTATCCAAAACGTAATTTACAATTAGATGTCAAGCAGTCGTTACAATcattttatcatcattttttcCCATCGCGAGATGGATCATCGAATCGAGGCAGTGGCACTGATAGTGGTGGGAATAAATTATACCTGTTGGAATTAGATTCTGATAACTCGAATTGTTTGCGGATAATATGTCAAAAATTCCCTCAACTGATAACTTGGAGAGATTCTCGTGGGTGGTTAGTTGCCGATAaagttgaaatttttaaccCAAATGGCATGCCTGTGgagaatcaacaacaaatgatGGTGGTAGAAGGTATGGTGAGAGGAGTTGGATTCAATGTTAATCGGTTAGTTCATTTGCCTGGATTGGGCGATTTCCAATTACACAAGTTGGAGAAATTGGCAAGAAAAGCACGTGGGAACAGCTCACGTAATCATCGTGGCGGTATGGATATAGACACTGGTAATGATGGTGATGCTGAGGAAACGTTTTTGCCTAATGAACAGCAAGAGCTGTTGGATGAATTGAATCCTGACGAAGGGATCGATATGGGAACTATGgaagatgacgatgatTTCTTAAATAACGATAACTTTGGTGTCAGATCAGAGggaaaaatatatttcGATAACGGCAACAGCAACGGTACGAGCTCTTCCAGCACGGGCAAAAAACTAGTTCCAAGAGGTACTTCAGAATATCAAGGAAGATggtttgttgatgatgtaTTGGATGAAGATGCATCTGATTTAGAAGAACAACGAGAAGgagaaggagaagaagaagaagacgcCAATATAGTTGACGATGATATGATGGTAGAAGATAATATGGAGGCAGATGACATTACCGATAGTATCCATGATTCAGAAATGATGCACGTTGACTTGTcaccagaagaagaaagtcGTCAACTTGAAGAATACCGATCATTAGCTAAAGATGATTTGGAATTCCCTGATGAAATTGAGTTGCATCCTAATGAATCGGCTATAGAGCGATTGAAAGGGTTTAGGGGCGTCAAGTCTTTAGGTAATTGTGATTGGGATTATGATGAGTACGATCCTGAAGCACCATCGATATTGAAGAGGTTGTTCCAGGTGTCGAATTATAAAGCCACGAAAAACAAAGTCAATaaacaattcatcaaaCAAACAGAAATCACCGCAGGTAATCGAGTCAGATTATATATTATCATTCCTCCTGGCGCTTCCAACAATGTAAGCAGCGTTATTGGCAGTTGCTCGAGTGTTCCATTCCCTGTATACGAGTTATTAGAACACGAACACAAGTTGGGTGTTTGTAATTTCTCATTTGAAGCATGGCAAGATTACGAGAAACCAATTATTAACAAAGAGCAAATCATTGTGCAATATGGACCAAGAAGACAAATTATCCAGCCGTTATATAATCAAGCCAACAATAATCCAAACAACGTTCATAAGTTGGAGAATTTTGTCCATCATAACCAAGGTGGTGGCGGTGCAATTATCGCTACTGCTATAACCCCAGTATTGTTTACTAACTCGCCaacattatttttcaaaattcatCCCGACGCTGACGATAGTAGCAACTCTAATGGTGGATCAGTTGAGTTTGTTGGTAAGGGTACTTATTTGGGCAGTGATGCTAAACGTATCATGGTACAAAGAGTTGTTTTAACTGGTCATCCAATAAAAATTCATAAACGTGTGGTCACTATCCGTTACATGTTTTTCAATCGTGAAGATATCAACTACTTTAAGGCAGTCTCGTTGTTTACGAAAAACCTGGGACGAGTCGGATTTATTAAAGAAAGTCTTGGTACTCATGGTTATTTCAAAGCCAATTTCGATGGTAAATTGACATCACAAGATGTGGTGGCTATGAGTTTATATAAACGATCCTGGCCTGAAGTTTCAACTGCCTGGAATAAGTTTAATTAttag
- a CDS encoding uncharacterized protein (Ortholog(s) have unfolded protein binding activity, role in protein import into nucleus, ribosomal large subunit biogenesis and cytoplasm, nucleus localization), protein MGKHRRNKKTQKSRHDPLSNPNLTTSAAINAVRGSGKQSKIGPLIDKLKSSVLNDKSMAIGVINVLAEDEQMRQELINNDIVLVLMQYCLNDANASEDILIESFGLLRNLIIEEGYDIIQFIWDNDIWTIVENNLNKINISFNYLMNHNNNDDGTSDGKPKKNLSKAKIQSLYEFSENLFTLIIMLITSDERIFDFVFNINSNGENNTGGNKIDPIVQFVLSLIDSHINNKLRLSKKLFNTLLELLFQLSTESISFVQKLSTSFDWDKLGQFLQSDANYDSTSKIYYNGIFFSLVEIVLQPSPQEKKEELMRQVLSDIIKAITVKEGSESKPKEGEEQETQDLAAFEAGCDIIATICEYLATDETNPETPARLSPETLQLLEMVGNQLVGKIEAMGVSESESSSAEAAINNLQLVISFNQ, encoded by the coding sequence ATGGGTAAGCACAGAAGAAATAAGAAAACTCAAAAGTCCAGACATGATCCATTATCCAATCCTAATTTGACCACTAGTGCTGCCATTAATGCCGTTCGAGGTTCTGGCAAACAGTCTAAAATAGGAcctttaattgataaattgaaatcactGGTGCTTAACGACAAATCAATGGCGATAGGTGTGATTAATGTATTGGCTGAGGATGAACAGATGAGACAAGAgttgattaataatgatattgtCCTAGTTCTAATGCAGTATTGTTTGAATGATGCCAATGCCAGTGAGGATATTTTGATTGAGTCGTTTGGGTTATTGAGAAATTTAATCATTGAAGAAGGATATGACATAATTCAGTTTATTTGGGATAATGACATTTGGACAATTGTggaaaacaatttgaacaaaatcaacatttccttcaattatttaatgaacCACAACAATAACGATGATGGAACCAGTGATGGCAAGCCAAAGAAAAACTTGAGCAAGGCCAAAATCCAATCACTTTATGAATTTTCGGAGAATCTCTTTACATTGATAATCATGCTTATTACCTCAGATGAGAGAATTTTTGACTTTGTCTTTAATATCAACAGCAATGGCGAGAATAATACTGGCGGTAACAAAATCGATCCAATTGTACAATTTGTATTAAGTTTAATTGATAGTCAcatcaataacaaattaAGATTATCGAAAAAACTATTCAACACTTTGttggaattattattcCAATTATCTACAGAATCGATCTCatttgttcaaaaattaAGCACATCGTTTGATTGGGATAAACTTGGACAATTTTTACAGAGTGATGCCAATTATGACTCAACATCcaaaatatattataatGGGATATTCTTTTCGTTAGTTGAGATTGTATTGCAGCCATCGCCACAAgagaaaaaagaagagcTAATGAGACAAGTATTGAGTGATATCATAAAGGCAATTACCGTCAAAGAAGGCTCAGAATCAAAGCCAAAAGAAGGTGAGGAACAAGAGACACAAGATTTGGCAGCATTTGAGGCAGGTTGTGATATTATAGCCACTATTTGTGAGTATTTGGCTACCGATGAGACCAATCCTGAAACACCTGCAAGACTTTCACCCGAGACTTTACAATTACTAGAAATGGTTGGTAATCAATTGGTGGGCAAAATTGAAGCCATGGGGGTGTCTGAATCAGAATCAAGTTCTGCTGAAGCAGCAATTAATAACTTGCAATTGGTAATTAGCTttaatcaataa
- the PGA13 gene encoding Pga13p (GPI-anchored cell wall protein involved in cell wall synthesis; required for normal cell surface properties; induced in oralpharyngeal candidasis; Spider biofilm induced; Bcr1-repressed in RPMI a/a biofilms), with amino-acid sequence MRSPSLAVAATTVLGLFSSSALAYYGNTTTVALTTTEFVTTCPYPTTFTVSTCTNDVCQPTVVTVTEETTITIPGTVVCPVVSTPSGSASASASAGASSEEEGSVVTTQVTVTDFTTYCPYPTTLTITKCENNECHPTTIPVETATTVTVTGEVICPTTTSTSPKESSSEAASSEVITTQVTVTDYTTYCPLPTTIVVSTCDEEKCHPTTIEVSTPTTVVVPGTVVCPTTSVATPSQSEVATKPTTINSVVTTGVTTTDYTTYCPSPTTIVVSTCDEEKCHPTTIEVSTPTTVVVPGTVVHPSTSATIITTTAEQPPASPEVSTIESVVTTPATLTGYTTYCPEPTTIVLTTCSDDQCKPHTVSATGGETVSIPATIVVPSSHTTQVEITVSSASVPASEKPTTPVTVAAVSSSPAVSTETPSLVTPAISIAGAAAVNVVPTTAFGLFAIILASIF; translated from the coding sequence ATGAGATCTCCATCACTCGCTGTTGCTGCTACCACTGTTTTGGGTTTGTTTTCCTCCAGTGCCTTAGCTTACTATGGTAATACTACCACCGTTGCTTTAACTACTACAGAATTCGTCACTACTTGTCCTTACCCAACCACTTTCACTGTGAGCACATGTACCAATGATGTATGTCAACCAACAGTGGTTACAGTCACTGaagaaacaacaatcacTATTCCTGGTACTGTAGTCTGTCCTGTTGTCCTGACACCTTCAGGTAGTGCTAGTGCTAGTGCCAGTGCCGGTGCCAGCTccgaagaagaaggaagCGTTGTCACCACTCAAGTCACCGTCACTGATTTCACCACCTACTGTCCTTACCCAACCACATTAACCATCACCAAATGTGAAAACAACGAATGTCACCCAACCACAATTCCTGTGGAAACAGCCACTACCGTTACTGTCACTGGTGAAGTGATTTGTCCAACCACTACATCTACTTCTCCAAAAGAATCTTCTTCTGAAGCTGCTTCTTCTGAAGTGATCACTACTCAAGTTACAGTTACAGATTACACTACATACTGTCCATTACCAACTACCATTGTTGTTTCTACTtgtgatgaagaaaaatgcCATCCAACCACTATTGAGGTATCTACCCCAACTACAGTTGTTGTTCCAGGTACTGTTGTTTGTCCAACTACTTCTGTTGCCACCCCATCACAATCAGAAGTAGCCACCAAGCCAACCACTATTAATTCGGTTGTCACTACTGGTGTCACTACAACTGACTACACAACATACTGTCCATCACCAACCACCATTGTTGTTTCTACTtgtgatgaagaaaaatgcCATCCAACCACTATTGAGGTATCTACCCCAACTACTGTCGTTGTCCCAGGTACTGTTGTTCACCCAAGTACTTCTGCTACcattatcaccaccacTGCTGAACAACCACCAGCATCTCCAGAGGTTTCCACTATTGAATCTGTGGTTACTACTCCTGCTACATTGACTGGCTACACCACTTATTGTCCAGAACCAACTACTATTGTGTTGACCACTTGTTCTGACGATCAATGTAAACCTCATACAGTTTCTGCCACTGGTGGTGAAACCGTCAGCATTCCTGCCACCATTGTGGTGCCAAGCAGCCATACTACTCAAGTGGAAATCACTGTCTCCTCAGCCTCAGTGCCAGCTTCAGAAAAGCCAACCACTCCAGTAACTGTTGCTGCAGTTTCCAGTTCTCCAGCTGTATCCACTGAAACTCCATCATTGGTGACACCTGCTATTTCCATTGCTGGCGCTGCTGCTGTCAATGTTGTTCCAACCACAGCATTCGGGCTCTTTGCCATTATTCTTGCATCAATCTTTTAA
- a CDS encoding uncharacterized protein (Ortholog of C. parapsilosis CDC317 : CPAR2_205710, Candida tenuis NRRL Y-1498 : CANTEDRAFT_117073, Lodderomyces elongisporus NRLL YB-4239 : LELG_02945 and Debaryomyces hansenii CBS767 : DEHA2A11462g) translates to MSGRGGKLVITTTAIITSIYFGINFWKPIIIEQLEKDGNLRKDIEIDHRNSNTAGSEAIDQPKSWQDLRQKINAVIDPEKNFTAEDQKGLQRLKDRLQSSNPNGSSNDEK, encoded by the exons ATGTCAGGAAGAGGAGGAAAATTGGTCATTACAACTACAGCAATAATAACGTCGATTTATTTTGGaataaatttttggaaACCAATAATTAT TGAACAATTAGAGAAAGATGGAAACTTGAgaaaagatattgaaatcGACCACAGGAATTCTAATACTGCTGGTAGTGAAGCCATTGACCAACCTAAATCATGGCAAGATTTACGACAAAAAATCAATGCTGTGATTGATCCAGAAAAGAATTTTACAGCTGAAGATCAAAAGGGCTTGCAACGATTGAAAGATCGTTTACAGAGTAGTAATCCTAATGGTAGTTCCAATGATGAGAAATAG